From a region of the Gemmatimonadota bacterium genome:
- a CDS encoding phosphoribosylformylglycinamidine cyclo-ligase, with protein sequence MSERLSYREAGVDLDAAERAKLGLKDLVASTADRFTLSELGAFGGLYQVPEGEDTQVLVASADGAGTKLKLAFATQRHDTVGQCLVNHCVNDVLVQGARPIFFLDYLATGEMDEDVVKEVVRGVALACKANACALLGGETAQMPDFYAAGEYDLAGFIVGIVDRNRIIDGSRIESGDLLVGLDSSGLHTNGYTLARRIVFDVMGLSVGDELPGTGRSVGDELLTVHRSYLPVFQGLLDSNVVHGLAHVTGGGIPGNLPRVLPDGLGASIDRGSWRVPAVFRTLQDAGNVDRYEMDRVFNMGIGMLAVVSEGEVQAVVSAAAEHGIGSRVIGRIEPGGGVEYQ encoded by the coding sequence GTGTCTGAACGGCTGAGCTACCGGGAGGCCGGCGTCGATCTCGACGCCGCGGAGCGAGCCAAGCTGGGCCTGAAGGATCTAGTCGCCTCCACGGCAGATCGGTTCACGCTCTCCGAGTTGGGCGCGTTCGGCGGACTGTACCAGGTCCCGGAAGGCGAGGACACGCAGGTGCTCGTCGCGAGCGCAGACGGCGCCGGAACGAAACTGAAGCTGGCTTTCGCGACGCAACGGCACGACACGGTAGGCCAGTGCCTCGTGAACCACTGCGTCAACGACGTCCTGGTGCAGGGAGCGCGCCCCATCTTCTTCCTCGACTATCTCGCGACGGGAGAGATGGACGAGGATGTCGTCAAGGAGGTAGTGCGAGGCGTCGCGCTCGCCTGCAAGGCGAACGCCTGCGCGCTTCTGGGCGGCGAGACCGCTCAGATGCCCGATTTCTACGCCGCCGGCGAGTACGACCTCGCAGGTTTCATTGTCGGGATCGTGGACCGGAACCGCATCATCGACGGCTCGCGCATCGAAAGCGGCGACCTGCTGGTCGGCTTGGACTCGTCCGGCCTGCACACCAACGGGTACACGCTCGCGCGCCGGATCGTATTCGACGTGATGGGCCTCAGCGTGGGAGACGAGCTCCCCGGTACCGGGCGCTCCGTCGGCGACGAACTACTGACCGTGCACCGGAGCTATCTGCCCGTCTTCCAGGGACTGCTCGATAGCAACGTCGTCCACGGCCTGGCGCATGTCACCGGAGGCGGTATTCCAGGAAATCTGCCGCGTGTCCTGCCGGACGGGCTCGGCGCTTCCATCGACCGTGGGAGCTGGCGAGTGCCGGCGGTGTTTCGGACGCTGCAAGACGCCGGCAACGTCGACCGTTACGAGATGGACCGCGTCTTCAACATGGGTATCGGCATGCTCGCGGTCGTGTCGGAGGGCGAAGTGCAGGCCGTGGTCTCCGCCGCGGCTGAGCACGGCATTGGCTCGCGGGTCATCGGCCGGATCGAGCCCGGCGGGGGCGTCGAATACCAGTGA
- the ribD gene encoding bifunctional diaminohydroxyphosphoribosylaminopyrimidine deaminase/5-amino-6-(5-phosphoribosylamino)uracil reductase RibD — MNDERLSREDVAHLERARTLARRGWGRVHPNPLVGCVIVRDGRLVGQGYHREFGGPHAEIVALEEARSGAEGATAFVSLEPCNHDGKTPPCASALVRAGVSRVVYGVAEPGACAGGGADTLRRAGVEVVGPVWGERVGRAENPAFFHTQTHKTPYVALKLAMSLDGRIASAPGERTRISGLEAEREVHRLRTGFDALLVGSGTVRADDPRLTVRLVPPGRTPVRRLILDARGKLPENAALFADVADAPLHVFTREDLDEGDIRRLESAGAQLHPVPHDENGLDLGSVLSVAWEIGIESILCEGGARLAGSLFREDRVQRLYFIIAPITLGSQGVSAFSEEAGTLDWSGFSPALAPQTYGRDTLIVLDREGG, encoded by the coding sequence ATGAACGACGAACGGCTCAGCCGAGAGGACGTGGCCCACCTCGAGCGGGCTAGAACGCTCGCGCGGCGTGGCTGGGGGCGTGTGCACCCCAATCCGCTCGTGGGCTGTGTGATCGTGCGTGACGGACGTCTGGTGGGGCAGGGATATCACCGTGAATTCGGTGGACCGCACGCCGAGATCGTCGCGCTCGAGGAAGCACGCAGTGGCGCGGAGGGTGCTACCGCCTTCGTGAGCCTCGAGCCGTGCAACCATGACGGCAAGACCCCTCCGTGCGCGAGTGCACTCGTGCGCGCGGGAGTGTCTCGTGTCGTCTACGGGGTCGCCGAGCCTGGCGCCTGCGCCGGCGGAGGCGCTGACACGCTGCGCCGGGCCGGGGTGGAGGTCGTGGGCCCCGTGTGGGGAGAGCGGGTCGGGCGCGCCGAGAATCCCGCATTCTTCCACACCCAGACCCACAAGACTCCGTACGTCGCCTTGAAGTTGGCGATGAGCCTGGACGGGCGCATCGCCTCGGCTCCGGGTGAGCGCACCCGCATCAGTGGATTGGAGGCGGAGCGGGAGGTGCACCGTCTCCGCACAGGTTTCGACGCCCTGCTCGTAGGGAGCGGCACGGTGCGGGCTGACGATCCTCGCCTCACCGTGCGCCTGGTCCCCCCCGGCCGCACCCCCGTGCGGCGGCTGATCCTCGACGCTCGCGGCAAGCTACCTGAGAACGCTGCCCTTTTTGCGGACGTCGCGGACGCACCCCTACACGTATTCACGCGCGAAGACCTCGACGAGGGCGACATCCGGCGGCTGGAATCCGCTGGCGCCCAGCTTCACCCGGTCCCGCACGACGAGAACGGGCTCGATCTGGGTTCGGTTCTGAGCGTCGCTTGGGAAATCGGCATCGAATCGATTCTTTGTGAGGGCGGCGCGCGCCTGGCCGGGAGCCTCTTCCGGGAGGACCGTGTGCAGCGACTTTATTTCATCATCGCGCCCATCACTCTTGGCTCCCAAGGTGTATCCGCGTTTTCTGAGGAAGCGGGAACCCTCGACTGGAGCGGTTTCTCGCCGGCGTTGGCTCCGCAGACCTACGGGCGCGATACGCTCATCGTGCTGGACAGGGAGGGAGGCTGA
- a CDS encoding sugar kinase encodes MSILCVGSVALDSVETPFAKADRVLGGSAVYFASAATLFAPVRVVGVIGDDYPLAELGFLAKRGADLSGIEEREGKSFFWAGRYHSDLSGRDTLATELGVFADFQPKIPEPFRQSRLVFLGNIDPSLQHDVLDQVESPQVVACDTMNYWIEGSRESFVSLLDRVDILMVNDEEARQLADEPNLLKASRWIRERGPDIVVVKKGEHGAILFADDWLFFLPGFPLEVVFDPTGAGDAFAGGFMGHMAASGSLDTADLRRAMVYGSVMGAFTVESFSVDRLIDLTPDTIEERMLEFHEMTAFEAHIEVEERV; translated from the coding sequence ATGTCGATTCTCTGCGTAGGTAGCGTCGCGCTCGACTCGGTCGAGACGCCGTTCGCCAAGGCCGACCGCGTCCTGGGTGGCTCGGCCGTCTACTTCGCGTCGGCGGCAACACTGTTCGCGCCAGTTCGCGTCGTGGGCGTCATCGGCGACGACTACCCGCTCGCAGAGCTCGGCTTCCTAGCAAAGCGGGGAGCCGACCTCTCCGGCATCGAAGAACGGGAAGGCAAGAGCTTCTTCTGGGCCGGACGCTATCACTCGGATCTGAGCGGACGCGACACCCTCGCTACCGAGCTCGGCGTATTCGCGGATTTTCAACCGAAGATCCCGGAGCCGTTCCGGCAGTCGCGCCTCGTGTTCCTCGGCAACATCGACCCCTCGTTGCAGCACGACGTGCTCGACCAGGTGGAATCTCCACAGGTAGTCGCGTGCGACACGATGAACTACTGGATCGAGGGGAGCCGAGAATCGTTCGTCTCTCTGCTCGACCGCGTCGACATCCTCATGGTCAACGACGAGGAGGCACGCCAACTCGCCGACGAACCGAATCTGCTGAAAGCGTCACGGTGGATCCGTGAGCGTGGGCCCGACATCGTCGTGGTGAAGAAGGGGGAGCACGGCGCGATCCTCTTCGCCGACGACTGGCTCTTCTTCCTGCCAGGATTCCCGCTGGAAGTGGTTTTCGATCCGACGGGCGCAGGAGACGCCTTTGCGGGTGGCTTCATGGGTCACATGGCAGCTTCGGGATCGCTGGATACGGCCGACCTTCGGCGCGCGATGGTGTATGGATCCGTCATGGGCGCGTTTACGGTCGAGAGCTTCAGCGTGGATCGCTTGATCGATCTGACGCCCGATACCATCGAGGAACGCATGTTGGAGTTCCATGAGATGACCGCATTCGAGGCACACATAGAGGTGGAGGAACGTGTCTGA
- a CDS encoding riboflavin synthase, whose translation MFTGIVANTGTLARIETLDSTRRLWIEAPEIASELRAGSSVAVDGACLTATAVEGTSFTVDVIATTLERTVAGSYREGQRLNLEQAMVLGDRVDGHLVQGHIDGVGHLIHIVKDGEYWLMDFEVPLRVFDLTVMHGSITLNGVSLTVSELLPNRVCRIGVIPFTYQHTNLGTLTAGTPVNVEGDMIGKYVERILASRADPERNRS comes from the coding sequence ATGTTCACCGGCATCGTGGCGAATACCGGCACCTTGGCTCGGATCGAGACGTTGGACTCGACCCGTAGGCTCTGGATAGAGGCGCCCGAGATCGCCTCCGAGCTCCGCGCCGGTAGTTCGGTCGCCGTCGACGGGGCGTGCCTGACCGCCACGGCCGTCGAGGGCACGAGCTTCACGGTCGATGTCATCGCAACGACGCTCGAACGGACCGTTGCCGGAAGCTACCGGGAAGGGCAGCGGCTCAACCTCGAGCAAGCCATGGTGCTGGGAGACCGCGTAGACGGCCATCTCGTTCAGGGGCATATAGATGGTGTTGGTCACCTGATTCATATTGTGAAGGACGGTGAGTACTGGTTGATGGACTTCGAGGTCCCCCTACGGGTGTTCGATCTGACCGTAATGCACGGATCGATCACGCTCAATGGGGTAAGCCTCACCGTCAGCGAACTGCTACCGAATCGGGTTTGCCGGATCGGGGTGATTCCGTTCACGTATCAGCATACGAATCTCGGTACCCTCACGGCCGGCACACCCGTCAACGTCGAGGGTGACATGATCGGCAAATACGTCGAAAGAATCCTCGCGAGCCGCGCGGACCCGGAGAGGAATAGATCATGA
- a CDS encoding bifunctional 3,4-dihydroxy-2-butanone-4-phosphate synthase/GTP cyclohydrolase II has product MKLDRVEEAIDEVRLGRMVIVADDEDRENEGDLVMAAAMVTPDHVNFMSKHGRGLICVALTPERADELELPPMTERNTDPQGTAFTIAVDAQERFGVTTGISAHDRAKTIQVLTDPETVPGDLRRPGHMFPLRAKPGGVLRRVGQTEAAVDLARLAGLPPVGVICEILNEDGTMARRSELEAFAQEHELKFITVAQLVAYRLTKTRIIRRMAEAALPTRFGDFRVFAYESILDQREHLALVKGDITGKASVLVRMHSECMTGDVFASARCDCGEQLAAAMRQIEEEGRGAIIYLRQEGRGIGLVNKLRAYELQDEGMDTVEANRKLGFKPDLRDYGIGAQILLDLGLHSIRLLTNNPRKIVGLDGYDIEITGREALLVEAGVHNQRYLETKRLKLGHLL; this is encoded by the coding sequence ATGAAGCTCGACCGAGTCGAAGAAGCCATCGATGAAGTCCGCCTGGGGCGGATGGTCATCGTGGCGGACGACGAAGATCGAGAGAACGAGGGCGACTTGGTAATGGCCGCGGCGATGGTCACGCCGGACCACGTGAACTTCATGTCGAAACACGGGCGGGGCCTGATCTGTGTGGCCCTGACCCCGGAACGGGCGGACGAGCTCGAGCTCCCGCCGATGACCGAGCGGAACACCGACCCCCAGGGGACGGCGTTCACGATCGCGGTCGACGCCCAAGAGCGCTTCGGGGTCACGACGGGAATCAGCGCGCACGACCGCGCAAAGACCATCCAGGTCCTGACGGACCCTGAGACCGTGCCGGGCGACCTCCGCCGGCCCGGACACATGTTCCCGCTCCGTGCGAAACCCGGCGGTGTACTTCGACGTGTCGGGCAAACCGAAGCCGCGGTCGACCTCGCGCGGCTCGCAGGACTTCCCCCCGTTGGCGTCATCTGCGAGATCCTCAACGAGGACGGCACGATGGCACGTCGTTCCGAACTCGAGGCCTTCGCCCAAGAGCACGAGCTAAAGTTCATCACTGTCGCTCAGCTCGTGGCGTATCGGCTGACCAAGACGCGCATCATCCGACGCATGGCGGAAGCCGCACTGCCGACGCGCTTCGGGGACTTCCGGGTCTTCGCGTATGAGAGCATCCTCGACCAGCGCGAGCACCTCGCGCTCGTGAAGGGCGACATCACTGGGAAGGCAAGCGTGCTGGTGCGCATGCACTCCGAGTGCATGACGGGGGACGTGTTCGCCTCCGCGCGGTGTGATTGCGGAGAGCAGTTGGCTGCTGCGATGCGTCAGATCGAAGAGGAGGGGCGGGGCGCCATCATCTATCTGCGCCAGGAGGGCCGCGGCATCGGTCTCGTCAACAAGCTCAGGGCCTATGAGCTGCAGGACGAAGGCATGGACACGGTCGAGGCCAACCGAAAGCTCGGCTTCAAGCCCGACCTCCGCGACTACGGCATCGGCGCGCAAATTCTCCTGGATCTCGGGCTGCACTCGATCCGGCTGCTGACGAACAACCCCCGCAAGATCGTTGGCCTCGACGGCTACGACATCGAGATCACGGGTCGTGAAGCTCTCCTGGTAGAGGCGGGCGTGCACAACCAGCGGTACCTCGAGACCAAGCGCTTGAAGCTTGGACACCTCCTGTGA